Genomic DNA from Nitratidesulfovibrio vulgaris str. Hildenborough:
AGTCGACCGAAATCGGACGACAGAAGCGAGGGGGAAAGAATCATGGTGGGGTCTCTCGGCGGGGCGGCGCCCCGCAACGACGCGCAAGGCGTCAGGAGGTTCCGGCAAGAAGCCGTCGCAACTGCTCGAGCTCCGCGACGATGTCGCGGACGACCCCGCCGCAGTCGCACGATGCGGCTACGGCGGGGGTGGTGTCTGCGGAGTCCGGTGCGACGACCGGCAATGGTTCTGCGGCGGCATGACCGCCTTCTTCGGCGAGGATACGACGGGCACCCTCTATGGTGAGTCCCCTTTCGTGCAGGAGGTGGCGGATGCGACGCAACACGGCGATATCACGCTCGGAATAGAGGCGCTGCCCCTTCTCCGTGCGCAAAGGGTCGAGCTGGGGGAACTCGGTCTCCCAGAACCTCAACACATAGGTCTTGAGGTTGAGCAACTCGGCCGCCTCGCCGATACGGTACGTCTTCTCCTCCATGCGCCCTCCTGTCCGGGCGTCCCGTCAGATGCGGACGGGAAGCTTCTCCACGAGGGAATGTGCCACTTTATCGCGTTCCTTGTCCACCTCGGCATCCTTCAGGGTGCGCGAGGCGTGGCGGAACGTCATGCGGAACGTGAGGTTACGCTCGTCCTTCCCTTCCGGTTCGAACACGTCGATGAGTTCCACGCCGCAAAGCAGCGGCAGGCGCAACCCGAGGATATGGTCGAGTACGGCACCCACCTGCAACGAACCGGGCGCTGCCACGGTGATGTCGCGCCGCACCGGCGGGTAGACGGGCAGCGACCGGAACGCGATGCGGGCGGCATCGTGCAACTCGCGCAGCACGTCGAGGTCGAGGTCGGCAAGCCACGCGTCCTTGCGGGCGTGGTAGGCATCGGCGATTTCAGGACGCACACGCCCGATGACGCCAACCTGCCTGCCCTGCACGGCGACGTCCACACACGGCATCAGGAACGGATGCGACGCCGCAAGCGTGAAGGTGGCGCCCTCGAGGTGCAGGAAGGCGAGGCAGTGTTCCACGATACCCTTGATGTCGGCGTAGTCGGCGTCAGCCTCGACATGCGGCCACTGGCTGTCATACCTGCTGCCGTAGACGAGGATGTCGAGCCGCGCGCGCTCGCGGGCGGTGGTGTCTGACGTGGCGTCGGCCTCGAAGATGTGCGCCACTTCGAAGAGGCGGAGTCCCGCGTTGCCCTGAGCGATGTTATGGCGCAGGTTCTGCAACAGTCCGGGTGCCAGTTCGGTGCGCAGCACGTTCTGGTCGGCGGTGAGCGGGTTCATGATGGGAATGCGCCCGTCCACGGCAAGATTGAGGTGGTCGAGGTCCTTCTGCCCCACGAAGCTGTAGTTGATGGCTTCGTTGAGACCGAGTCCTGCGGCCCAGTGCTTGAGACGCAGCCAGAACGAGTACTTCGATTCGGGCGCACCAGCACGGTCGAGAGGGCGCATGACCTTGGGCAGCACCGGTTCGATGGTATCCATACCCCGCACGCGCGCCACCTCTTCGATGAGGTCGGCCTCGCGTTCGAAGTCGCGCCGATGGCTGGGGGCCGTCACCTTCCAGTCGGCAGCGTCTGCGGCGTCGACCTTGCAGCCGAGGCGCTCAAGCGTCTCGCGGCAGAACGTCTCATCAAGGCTGATGCCAAGCAGTGCCTCGCCCCTTGCGCGGCGGAAGCGCAGCACGGGTGCCTGCCACGGCAGCGGCTCATTGTGGCAGATGCCGGGACGAAGCGTCGCCCCGGAAAGGCCCGCGATGAGTTGCGCAGCGCGGTTCATGGCGTAGGTGCACACCACCTGGTCGACCCCGCGTTCGAAACGGTACGAGGCTTCGCTGGAGAGACCAAGGCGACGGGCCGTCTTGCGGATGGTGCCGGGGCGGAAGACCGCGGCTTCGAGGAACACCCGGCTGCTCTTGTCGGATATCTCCGTCTCGGCACCGCCCATGACCCCGGCAAGGCCCACGGGCTTCTCGCCGTCGCGGATGAGCAGGTCGTTGGATGTCAGCACGCGTTCGACACCGTCGAGGGTCGTCAGACGCTCGCCCTCTCGGGCGGCGGAGACTTCGATGCGGCCTCCTGCAAGCAGGTCGAGGTCGTAGGCGTGCAGCGGCTGACCGAGTTCCATGAGGATGTAGTTGGTCACGTCCACGATGTTGGAGATGGGACGCACCCCCACGGCGATGAGCCGGTAACGCATCCACGCCGGACTCTTGCGGACGGCGGCCCCTTCGAGCACTCGCCCGTGGAACAGCGGGCACAGCGAGGCGTCGGGGATGTCGATGCGCAGCGCATTGGACGCATCGGCCCCCTCTTCCTTCAGGTCGAGGGCAGGCATGGTGAGCGGCAGGCCGAAGGCCAGTGCCACTTCGCGGGCGAGGCCGAGAACCGAGAGGCAGTCGGCGCGGTTGGGCGTGATGGCGATGTCGCAGACCTCACGGTCGAGGTCCAGTTCATCGACCAGCCTGGCACCGATGCGGAACGATTCGGGCAGCACCATGATGCCGTCATGGTCTTCGCCGAGGCCCAGTTCGCGCTCGGAGCAGATCATGCCATGCGAGGGCTGTCCCCGCAGTTTGGCCTTCTTGATGACCATGCCGCCGGGCATGGTGGTGCCCACCAGGGCCACCGGGACACGCTGACCGGCAGCCACGTTGGGCGCACCGCACACGATGTCCAGAGGTTCGCCCTGCCCCACGTCGACCTTGCAGACCGAAAGCTTGTCCGCCTCGGGATGCCGCTCACGCGAGACCACATGGCCGACGACGATGGGCTCGATGGCGTCGAAGGGGCGGATGATCTCTTCGAGTTCGAGGCCGAGCATGGTCAGCCTGTCGCCGAGTTCGGCGGCGGTGCCTTCAAAGGGTACGAATTCGCGCAGCCATTTGAGACTCAGAAGCATGTGCCACTCCCATGACCGGGGTCGCCACCCCGGACACGCTTTTGTGCGCCCGGCACGCCGGTGCGCTTGCCGGAACACCCGGCTGAACCCTCAGGAAGCGGTGATGCGCACCACTCCCCGTCCTGTCGTCCCCCTGCGGGGGCACGTCACGCCAGCCCCGCACGTCGCGAGGCCGACCATCACGCGAATTGCGACAGGAAGCGGACGTCGTTCTCGAAGAACATGCGCAGGTCGCCTATGCCGTACTTGAGCATGGCGACGCGCTCGACGCCGAGGCCGAAGGCGAAACCGGTGTACACTTCGGGGTCGTAGCCCACGGACTTGAACACTTCAGGGTCGATCATGCCGCAGCCGAGAATCTCGACCCAGCCCGTGGTCTTGCAGACGCGGCACGGTTCGTTGCCCACATGCCCCTTGCCGCCGCAGATGCAACACGAGATGTCGACCTCGGCACTGGGTTCGGTGAAGGGGAAGAAGCTGGGCCTGAAGCGCACCCGCGTGTCACCGCCGAAGACCGTGCGCAGGAACGAGGTGAGCGTGCCGCGCAGTTCAGCCATGCTCACGTTGTGATCGACCATGAACCCTTCAATCTGATGGAACATGGGCGTGTGGGTGATGTCAGAGTCGCGACGGTACACCTTGCCGGGGGCGATGGCAGCCACCGGAGGGCGAAGCGACTTCATGGTGCGCACCTGAAGCGGTGAGGTGTGCGTGCGCATGAGGATGCTCTCTGTGATGTAGAGCGTGTCCTGCATGTCGCGCGCAGGGTGCTCGGGCGGCATGTTGAGGGCTTCGAAGTTGTGGTAGTCGTTCTCGACCTCGGGCCCGGTGACGATGTCGTAACCGAGCGCGCCGAACACGGAGCATATCTCCTCCATGACCAGCGTCACGGGATGGAGAGACCCGCGCCACGGCATCCTGCCGGGAAGGCTCGGGTCGAAACGCGAGAGTGCGGCGGCCTCTTTGGCCTGCTCGAGCACGACCTTGCGCTGTTCGAACAGTTCGGTGAGTGCCTGCTTGACCGTGTTGGCAGCCTGACCGACACGGGGACGCTCTGCGGGGGCGAGCTCCGGCAGATGCGCCATGACCTGTGCAAGACGCCCCTTCCTGCCGAGGAAGGCGATGCGCTGCTCTTCAAGCTCTTGCAACGACGAAGCCTGGCCCAATCCTCTTTCGAGTTCCGGCACCAGGCTTTCAAGTTCCTTCAGAAGGTCCATGATGTGTATCCCCGGAAAGGACTGGTATCGCTTCCCTGGACATGCAACGCCATGACAGCATACGCCGGGTGGGCCCGGCGCGCCGCAGTCCGGCGTGATTGGGCCGAAAGGCGCTTTCGGCGAACGATAAGCCGCCGGACGGCCACACGTGACCGTCCGGCGACATGCACCCTAGTTGAGCTTCGACTTGGCCAGTTCGGCGATCTTGGCGAAATCGTCCTTCTCGCGAACGGCGAGGTCGGCGAGGACCTTGCGGTTCAGTTCCACGCCGGCGAGGGTGAGGCCGTGCATGAACTTGCTGTAGGAGAGACCGTTGAGACGCGCGGCGGCGTTGATGCGCAGGATCCACAGCTTGCGGAACTCGCGCTTCTTCACCTTGCGGTCACGGAAGGCGTAGCAGAGCGAACGCTCGACGGCTTCGCGGGCGGTGCGGTACAGGCGGCTGCGGCCACCGCGGTAGCCCTTCGCCATATCAAGATACTTCTTATGACGCCGATGAGCGGCGAGACCTCTCTTTACACGCATGGATCATTCCTCCATTGCTGCACTCCGCGAGGCGAGAGTCCGTGCCAGCGGAGCAGAAAATGTGATGTGGTGCGCGCGAGCCCTATGCGTAGGGCATCATGCGGCGCACGGCCTTTTCATTGGTGGCGTCGACGATGGCGGACTGACCAAGGTTCATCTTACGCTTGGCAGACTTCTTCGTGAGGATGTGCCGGAGGTTCTGCTTGCGGCGGCGGAACTTGCCGCTGCCGGTGACGGAGAACCGCTTGGCGGCACTGCGTCGGGTCTTGATCTTGGGCATGATCGTTTCTCCTTCCGTCGGTATGCGCCGTCGGTCCTACAGCATGGCGACGGCGTTCGAGCCCTTGCGGGCACAAATATCTTTGCGGTGCTGCGGGACGCAGCAAACCGTCCCCCTCCGGGGAGGGGCATAATGCGACAATTCAGCCGCAGAAGCAAGTGCCGTATGGCTACTTCTTGGGAATCGGCGCCAGCATCATCTGGAGGGTGCGGCCTTCGGCGCGCGCCTCCTGATCAAGCTTGGCGAGATCCTTGGTATCTTCCACGAAGCGGTCGAGGATGGTGAGCCCCCTGTCCTTGTGGACGATCTCGCGACCACGGAAGAACACGGTGACCTTGCAGCGATCGCCCTCTTCGAGGAAGCGACGGACATGCTTGAGCTTCGTCTGGTAGTCGTGCTCGTCCGTCTTGGGCCTGACCTTGATCTCCTTGATCTGGACGACGGTCTGGCGCTTCTTGGCTTCCTGCTTCTTCTTCTGCTGCTCGTACTTGTACTTGCCGTAGTCCATTACCCGGCATACGGGCGGATCGGCAGTAGCAGCCACCTCGACGAGGTCGAGGCCCTTTTCTTTGGCAAGGGCGATGGCATCGTTACGGGAGATGATCCCGAGCTGTTCGCCCTCGGCTCCGATCAACCGCACCTCGCGGGCACGGATCTGCTCATTGCGGCGCACACTGTCCTGCGGGACGTCGCGGCGCATCCTGTTGTTAGGAGAAGCTATAGCTCATCCCTCCACGTTTAAACGGTTCCTGGCAGTCCGATTCGAGCAGCGACACGACCTCGTCGAGACTCTTGAGACCAAGGTTCTCGCCCGTACGCAACCGTACGTTGACGCCCCCCGCCTCGACCTCCTTGTCTCCCACGACAAGGATGTACGGTATCTTCTCAAGCTGGGCTTCACGGACCTTGTAGCCCAGCTTCTCGTTGCGCACATCGGCTTCGACGCGGATACCGGCTTTTGCGAGTGCGGCGCGAGCCGACTCGACAAACTCGTTCTGCGCGTCCGTCACGGTGAGCAGACGTGCCTGAACCGGAGCCAGCCACGCAGGAAAGGCCCCGGCATACTGCTCTATGAGCACACCGATGAAGCGCTCCAGCGAGCCGAGTATGGCCCGGTGTACCATAACCGGGCGATGCCGCTCGCCATCCTGACCGACATACACCAGGTCGAAACGCTCAGGCAAGGTGAAATCGCACTGGATGGTGGAGCACTGCCATTCGCGGCCGATGCAGTCCATGAGCCGCACGTCGATCTTGGGGCCGTAGAAGGCACCGTCGCCCTCGTTGATGGTATACGGAATCCCCGCGCGCTCGACGGCTTTCACCAGAGCGTTGGTCGCCAGTTCCCACGCCTCGTCAGAGCCGATGGACTTCTCGGGGCGGGTGGAGACGGCGACCTTGTAGTCGAAGCCGAACAGATTCATAAGGTCGCGCACGAGCGCGATGACATCAATGATTTCATCTTCAAGCTGGTCGGGGCGGCAGATGATGTGTGCATCGTCCTGCGTGAACTGGCGTACTCGCAGAAGCCCGTGCAACACGCCCGACTTCTCGTGACGGTGCACGACGCCGAGCTCGAAGAAACGCTTCGGAAGGTCACGGTAACTGCGGATGGCACTACGATAGATGAGCATGTGCGCGAGGCAGTTCATGGGCTTCACGCCATAGGCGTTCTCGTCTATCTCGGTGAAGTACATGTTCTCGCGGTAGTTGTCGTAGTGGCCCGACTTCTCCCACAGTTCACGGCGCAGCAGCTGCGGCCCCTGCACGATGTCGTAGCGGCGCTTGAGGTGTTCCTTGCGCAGGAAGTCCTCGATGATGGTGCGCACCAGCATCCCCTTCGGATGCCAGAAGACCATACCGGGGGCCACGTCCTCGTGGAAGGCGAAAAGGTCGAGTTGCTGCCCCAGCTTGCGGTGGTCGCGGCGCTTGGCCTCTTCGATGCGGTGCAGATGCTCCTTGAGCGTCTTGGCATCGGCGAAGGCCGTGCCATAGATGCGCGAGAGCATGGGGTTCTTCTCGTCACCGCGCCAGTAGGCACCCGCCACGGACATGAGCTTGAACGCCTTGGCGAACCCGGCATGAGGGATGTGCGGGCCGCGGCACAGGTCGACGAACTCGCCGCACCGGTACAGCGACACCGTGTCGTTGGGCAGGTCGCGGATGATCTCCACCTTGTAGGTCTCGCCCATGCCCTCGAACAGGGCGACGGCCTCGTCACGGGGCATCTCGCTCCGTTCGAAGGGCGTGGCGGCGTCGACGATCTTCTGCATCTCGCGTTCGATGGCCTCGAAGTCTTCGGGGCTGAAGGGACGCTCGGCGTCGAAGTCGTAATAGAAGCCGTTGTCGATGGAGGGACCGATGGTCACCTTGGCGGCGGGGAAGAGACGCTTCACCGCACATGCCATGATGTGCGCCGTCGAATGGCGGATGAGGTCGAGACCTTCGGGAGAGTCGGCGTAGACCGGCTCGATGGTGGTCGTTCCG
This window encodes:
- a CDS encoding MerR family transcriptional regulator, which translates into the protein MEEKTYRIGEAAELLNLKTYVLRFWETEFPQLDPLRTEKGQRLYSERDIAVLRRIRHLLHERGLTIEGARRILAEEGGHAAAEPLPVVAPDSADTTPAVAASCDCGGVVRDIVAELEQLRRLLAGTS
- the pheT gene encoding phenylalanine--tRNA ligase subunit beta yields the protein MLLSLKWLREFVPFEGTAAELGDRLTMLGLELEEIIRPFDAIEPIVVGHVVSRERHPEADKLSVCKVDVGQGEPLDIVCGAPNVAAGQRVPVALVGTTMPGGMVIKKAKLRGQPSHGMICSERELGLGEDHDGIMVLPESFRIGARLVDELDLDREVCDIAITPNRADCLSVLGLAREVALAFGLPLTMPALDLKEEGADASNALRIDIPDASLCPLFHGRVLEGAAVRKSPAWMRYRLIAVGVRPISNIVDVTNYILMELGQPLHAYDLDLLAGGRIEVSAAREGERLTTLDGVERVLTSNDLLIRDGEKPVGLAGVMGGAETEISDKSSRVFLEAAVFRPGTIRKTARRLGLSSEASYRFERGVDQVVCTYAMNRAAQLIAGLSGATLRPGICHNEPLPWQAPVLRFRRARGEALLGISLDETFCRETLERLGCKVDAADAADWKVTAPSHRRDFEREADLIEEVARVRGMDTIEPVLPKVMRPLDRAGAPESKYSFWLRLKHWAAGLGLNEAINYSFVGQKDLDHLNLAVDGRIPIMNPLTADQNVLRTELAPGLLQNLRHNIAQGNAGLRLFEVAHIFEADATSDTTARERARLDILVYGSRYDSQWPHVEADADYADIKGIVEHCLAFLHLEGATFTLAASHPFLMPCVDVAVQGRQVGVIGRVRPEIADAYHARKDAWLADLDLDVLRELHDAARIAFRSLPVYPPVRRDITVAAPGSLQVGAVLDHILGLRLPLLCGVELIDVFEPEGKDERNLTFRMTFRHASRTLKDAEVDKERDKVAHSLVEKLPVRI
- the pheS gene encoding phenylalanine--tRNA ligase subunit alpha encodes the protein MDLLKELESLVPELERGLGQASSLQELEEQRIAFLGRKGRLAQVMAHLPELAPAERPRVGQAANTVKQALTELFEQRKVVLEQAKEAAALSRFDPSLPGRMPWRGSLHPVTLVMEEICSVFGALGYDIVTGPEVENDYHNFEALNMPPEHPARDMQDTLYITESILMRTHTSPLQVRTMKSLRPPVAAIAPGKVYRRDSDITHTPMFHQIEGFMVDHNVSMAELRGTLTSFLRTVFGGDTRVRFRPSFFPFTEPSAEVDISCCICGGKGHVGNEPCRVCKTTGWVEILGCGMIDPEVFKSVGYDPEVYTGFAFGLGVERVAMLKYGIGDLRMFFENDVRFLSQFA
- the rplT gene encoding 50S ribosomal protein L20; this encodes MRVKRGLAAHRRHKKYLDMAKGYRGGRSRLYRTAREAVERSLCYAFRDRKVKKREFRKLWILRINAAARLNGLSYSKFMHGLTLAGVELNRKVLADLAVREKDDFAKIAELAKSKLN
- the rpmI gene encoding 50S ribosomal protein L35; amino-acid sequence: MPKIKTRRSAAKRFSVTGSGKFRRRKQNLRHILTKKSAKRKMNLGQSAIVDATNEKAVRRMMPYA
- the infC gene encoding translation initiation factor IF-3 — protein: MRRDVPQDSVRRNEQIRAREVRLIGAEGEQLGIISRNDAIALAKEKGLDLVEVAATADPPVCRVMDYGKYKYEQQKKKQEAKKRQTVVQIKEIKVRPKTDEHDYQTKLKHVRRFLEEGDRCKVTVFFRGREIVHKDRGLTILDRFVEDTKDLAKLDQEARAEGRTLQMMLAPIPKK
- the thrS gene encoding threonine--tRNA ligase, whose amino-acid sequence is MNVSIEGQMLEVASGASCGDALKGALSGKKFKNVLACRLDGGLVDITATVPDGTTTIEPVYADSPEGLDLIRHSTAHIMACAVKRLFPAAKVTIGPSIDNGFYYDFDAERPFSPEDFEAIEREMQKIVDAATPFERSEMPRDEAVALFEGMGETYKVEIIRDLPNDTVSLYRCGEFVDLCRGPHIPHAGFAKAFKLMSVAGAYWRGDEKNPMLSRIYGTAFADAKTLKEHLHRIEEAKRRDHRKLGQQLDLFAFHEDVAPGMVFWHPKGMLVRTIIEDFLRKEHLKRRYDIVQGPQLLRRELWEKSGHYDNYRENMYFTEIDENAYGVKPMNCLAHMLIYRSAIRSYRDLPKRFFELGVVHRHEKSGVLHGLLRVRQFTQDDAHIICRPDQLEDEIIDVIALVRDLMNLFGFDYKVAVSTRPEKSIGSDEAWELATNALVKAVERAGIPYTINEGDGAFYGPKIDVRLMDCIGREWQCSTIQCDFTLPERFDLVYVGQDGERHRPVMVHRAILGSLERFIGVLIEQYAGAFPAWLAPVQARLLTVTDAQNEFVESARAALAKAGIRVEADVRNEKLGYKVREAQLEKIPYILVVGDKEVEAGGVNVRLRTGENLGLKSLDEVVSLLESDCQEPFKRGGMSYSFS